In a genomic window of Streptomyces sp. BHT-5-2:
- the pucL gene encoding factor-independent urate hydroxylase, which translates to MPTILGQNQYGKAENRVVKITRDGTTHHIKDLNVSVALSGDLEEVHLSGSNANCLPTDTTKNTVYAFAKEYGIESAEQFGIHLARHFVTSQEPIKRARIRIEEYAWERIGTSDGNSRFIGADEVKHSFVRKGQEVRLTEITYDGENWQVISGLKDLIVMNSTNSEFWGYIKDKYTTLKEAYDRILATQVASRWRFNWTSDDQRMPNWERSYEQVKKHMLQAFAETYSLSLQQTLYQMGSRIINNRSEVDEIRFSLPNKHHFLVDLEPFGLKNDTAEGAVYYAADRPYGLIEATVLRDGVEARIPMDLTNL; encoded by the coding sequence ATGCCCACGATTCTCGGCCAGAACCAGTACGGCAAGGCGGAAAACCGCGTCGTCAAGATCACCCGTGACGGCACCACGCACCACATCAAGGACCTCAACGTCTCGGTCGCGCTCTCCGGCGACCTGGAGGAGGTCCACCTCTCCGGCTCCAACGCCAACTGCCTGCCCACCGACACGACCAAGAACACCGTGTACGCCTTCGCCAAGGAGTACGGGATCGAGTCGGCCGAGCAGTTCGGCATCCACCTGGCCCGGCACTTCGTCACCAGCCAGGAGCCGATCAAGCGGGCCCGGATCCGGATCGAGGAGTACGCCTGGGAGCGCATCGGGACCTCGGACGGCAACTCCCGCTTCATCGGGGCCGACGAGGTCAAGCACTCCTTCGTCCGCAAGGGCCAGGAGGTCCGCCTGACCGAGATCACCTACGACGGTGAGAACTGGCAGGTCATCTCCGGTCTGAAGGACCTGATCGTGATGAACTCCACCAACTCGGAGTTCTGGGGGTACATCAAGGACAAGTACACGACCCTGAAGGAGGCGTACGACCGCATCCTGGCCACCCAGGTGGCCAGCCGCTGGCGCTTCAACTGGACCTCCGACGACCAGCGGATGCCCAACTGGGAGCGTTCGTACGAGCAGGTCAAGAAGCACATGCTGCAGGCGTTCGCGGAGACCTACAGCCTGTCGCTCCAGCAGACCCTGTACCAGATGGGTTCGCGCATCATCAACAACAGGTCCGAGGTGGACGAGATCCGGTTCTCGCTGCCGAACAAGCACCACTTCCTCGTGGACCTGGAGCCCTTCGGGCTCAAGAACGACACCGCCGAGGGGGCCGTCTACTACGCGGCGGACCGCCCGTACGGCCTGATCGAAGCCACTGTTCTGCGCGACGGCGTCGAAGCCCGGATCCCGATGGATCTGACGAACCTCTAG
- a CDS encoding nucleobase:cation symporter-2 family protein, with translation MAATTGQKPEEDRKHPVDETLPPFKMFTSGLQHVAAMYAGVVAPPMIVGPACGLSPTETAFLMGASLFTAGIATLLQTLGFWKVGAKLPFVNGVSFAGVTPMVAIAKEHSPHDALPIVFGAVIVAGVLGFLLAPYFSRLVRFFPPVVTGTVITLIGISLLPVAFRWSQGGNEQAADYGSLKNIAMAAVTFLIVLVLRRVLRGFLQQIAILLGLVAGTLLAIPAGLTDFSVLTRAHLIGFPTPFHFGAPQFDVAAIVSMCIVMLVCMTESTADMLALGKIVGRPADERTIEGGLRADTLGTAISPLFNGFANSAFAQNIGLVAMTKVRSRFVVATSGAILLVLGLSPVAASIISLVPLPVLGGAGIVLFGSVAASGIQTLATAAMEKGENSLIVAASIGIGLIPIAAPEFYHNFPKDLLVVLDSGISTGCLVAIVLNLAFNHFGGKKTASAGADPHAPDPHGPHAAAPHSADPDDPAAVPEIPQQPDRGRMDDGETATSPTH, from the coding sequence GTGGCCGCAACTACCGGGCAGAAGCCGGAGGAGGACCGGAAGCATCCGGTCGACGAGACCCTCCCGCCCTTCAAGATGTTCACCAGCGGCCTCCAGCACGTGGCCGCCATGTACGCGGGTGTGGTGGCCCCGCCGATGATCGTGGGGCCCGCCTGCGGGCTCAGCCCCACCGAGACCGCGTTCCTGATGGGTGCCAGCCTCTTCACCGCGGGCATCGCCACCCTGCTCCAGACCCTCGGCTTCTGGAAGGTCGGCGCCAAGCTCCCCTTCGTCAACGGCGTCTCCTTCGCCGGCGTCACCCCCATGGTCGCCATCGCCAAGGAGCACAGTCCGCACGACGCGCTGCCGATCGTCTTCGGCGCGGTCATCGTCGCCGGCGTGCTGGGCTTCCTGCTGGCCCCCTACTTCTCCAGACTCGTCCGCTTCTTCCCGCCGGTGGTCACCGGCACCGTCATCACGCTGATCGGCATCTCGCTGCTCCCGGTCGCCTTCCGCTGGTCCCAGGGCGGCAACGAACAGGCCGCCGACTACGGCTCGTTGAAGAACATCGCGATGGCCGCGGTCACCTTCCTGATCGTGCTGGTGCTGCGCCGGGTGCTGCGCGGCTTCCTCCAGCAGATCGCGATCCTGCTCGGCCTGGTCGCCGGCACGCTGCTCGCGATACCGGCCGGCCTCACCGACTTCTCGGTGCTGACCAGGGCGCATCTGATCGGCTTCCCGACGCCGTTCCACTTCGGCGCCCCGCAGTTCGACGTCGCGGCCATCGTCTCGATGTGCATCGTGATGCTGGTCTGTATGACCGAGTCCACCGCCGACATGCTCGCCCTCGGCAAGATCGTGGGCCGCCCGGCGGACGAGCGCACCATCGAGGGCGGACTGCGCGCCGACACCCTCGGCACCGCGATCAGCCCGCTCTTCAACGGCTTCGCCAACAGCGCCTTCGCCCAGAACATCGGGCTGGTCGCGATGACCAAGGTCCGCAGCCGCTTCGTGGTGGCCACCAGCGGGGCGATCCTGCTCGTGCTCGGCCTGAGTCCGGTCGCCGCCTCGATCATCTCCCTGGTGCCGCTGCCGGTCCTCGGCGGCGCCGGCATCGTCCTCTTCGGCTCGGTCGCCGCCAGCGGCATCCAGACGCTGGCCACCGCCGCCATGGAGAAGGGCGAGAACTCGCTGATCGTCGCCGCGTCGATCGGCATCGGCCTGATCCCGATCGCGGCGCCGGAGTTCTACCACAACTTCCCCAAGGACCTGCTGGTCGTCCTGGACTCCGGCATCAGCACCGGCTGCCTGGTCGCCATCGTCCTCAACCTCGCCTTCAACCACTTCGGCGGGAAGAAGACCGCATCCGCCGGGGCGGACCCGCACGCCCCTGATCCCCACGGCCCGCATGCCGCCGCCCCGCACTCCGCCGATCCGGACGACCCGGCGGCCGTCCCCGAAATACCCCAGCAGCCCGACCGCGGCCGCATGGACGACGGCGAGACCGCCACTTCGCCCACCCACTGA
- a CDS encoding 8-oxoguanine deaminase, with protein MAPAPASPDSAVKQRIVIENCAIATVDADDTEYASGHLVVADNVIESVGAGRAPEGLANVVRRIDATGHLVTPGLINTHHHFYQWITRGLATDHNLFNWLVALYPTWARIDAEMLTAATHGSLGMMVKGGVTTASDHHYVFPRGAGDLVGAELAAVADIGARITLARGSMDRSEKDGGLPPDFAVETTEGALLGTEEAIDKHHDSSFGSMVHIAAAPCSPFSISTELLREGATLARRKGVRMHTHGSETVEEEKFCHELFGMGPTDYFESTGWLGEDVWMAHCVHMNDSDIAAFARTKTGVAHCPSSNARLAAGIARVPDMLAAGVPVGLGVDGTASNESGELHTELRNALLINRLGAHREAALDARKALRLGTYGGAQVLGRTGEIGSLEPGKLADLVLWKLDGLGHSSIADPVTALVFGPAAPVTLSLVDGKPVVEDNHLTNIDEDAIARSARAEARRLARIAAEG; from the coding sequence ATGGCACCTGCACCGGCATCCCCTGACAGTGCGGTGAAGCAGCGCATCGTCATCGAGAACTGCGCCATCGCGACCGTCGACGCGGACGACACCGAGTACGCGAGCGGCCACCTCGTCGTCGCCGACAACGTCATCGAGTCCGTCGGCGCCGGCAGGGCACCGGAGGGCCTGGCGAACGTCGTCCGGCGCATCGACGCCACCGGCCACCTGGTCACCCCCGGCCTGATCAACACCCATCACCACTTCTACCAGTGGATCACCCGTGGTCTGGCCACCGACCACAACCTCTTCAACTGGCTGGTCGCGCTCTACCCGACCTGGGCCCGGATCGACGCGGAGATGCTCACCGCGGCCACCCACGGCTCGCTCGGCATGATGGTCAAGGGCGGCGTCACCACCGCCTCCGACCACCACTACGTCTTCCCCCGGGGCGCCGGGGACCTCGTCGGCGCCGAACTCGCCGCGGTCGCCGACATCGGCGCCCGGATCACCCTCGCCCGCGGCTCGATGGACCGCAGCGAGAAGGACGGCGGGCTGCCCCCGGACTTCGCCGTCGAGACCACCGAGGGCGCCCTGCTCGGCACCGAGGAGGCCATCGACAAGCACCACGACTCCTCCTTCGGCTCGATGGTGCACATCGCCGCGGCCCCCTGCTCGCCGTTCTCCATCTCCACCGAACTCCTCCGCGAGGGCGCCACGTTGGCCCGCCGCAAGGGCGTCCGGATGCACACCCACGGCTCGGAGACCGTGGAGGAGGAGAAGTTCTGCCACGAGCTGTTCGGCATGGGCCCGACCGACTACTTCGAGTCCACCGGCTGGCTCGGCGAGGACGTGTGGATGGCGCACTGCGTCCACATGAACGACTCCGACATCGCCGCCTTCGCCCGTACGAAGACCGGCGTGGCGCACTGCCCGTCCTCCAACGCCCGCCTGGCCGCCGGCATCGCCCGCGTCCCGGACATGCTGGCCGCCGGCGTCCCGGTCGGCCTCGGCGTGGACGGCACCGCCTCCAACGAGTCCGGCGAACTCCACACCGAGCTGCGCAACGCGCTGCTCATCAACCGCCTCGGCGCCCACCGCGAAGCCGCCCTCGACGCCCGCAAGGCACTGCGACTCGGCACCTACGGCGGCGCCCAGGTCCTCGGCCGGACCGGCGAGATCGGCTCCCTGGAGCCGGGCAAGCTCGCCGACCTGGTCCTGTGGAAGCTGGACGGGCTCGGCCACTCCTCGATCGCCGACCCGGTCACCGCCCTGGTCTTCGGGCCGGCCGCCCCGGTCACGCTGTCGCTGGTCGACGGCAAGCCGGTGGTCGAGGACAACCACCTCACCAACATCGACGAGGACGCCATCGCCCGCTCCGCGCGGGCCGAGGCCCGGCGTCTGGCCCGTATCGCGGCCGAGGGCTGA
- a CDS encoding DUF5753 domain-containing protein — translation MLRELLHRAPDTGIGEGVRARTKRRQALHEPGRRFHLVVREAALRALICPPEVMLGRLWVPGSIIPYGCNGSIFPGAAVSSLADGGGPSPRSGFATTRTGSCGRSACARSVPAAHATAP, via the coding sequence ATGCTTCGCGAGCTGCTGCACCGCGCACCGGATACCGGTATCGGCGAGGGCGTCCGCGCTCGCACGAAGCGCCGGCAAGCCCTCCACGAGCCGGGACGGCGCTTTCACCTCGTCGTCCGGGAAGCAGCGCTTCGTGCCTTGATCTGCCCGCCCGAGGTCATGCTCGGCAGACTCTGGGTGCCTGGCTCGATCATTCCTTATGGGTGCAACGGCTCCATTTTCCCTGGGGCGGCTGTGTCCTCGCTGGCCGATGGGGGAGGCCCTTCGCCTCGGAGCGGCTTCGCTACCACGCGTACCGGCTCATGCGGGAGGTCGGCGTGCGCAAGGTCCGTCCCTGCGGCGCACGCCACAGCGCCCTGA
- the uraD gene encoding 2-oxo-4-hydroxy-4-carboxy-5-ureidoimidazoline decarboxylase gives MSSSTPQGLTRFNTADAGEAQAALHEVCASRAWGSSILARRPYATADALFAASDAAMAELTADDLAEAMAGHPPIGRPKPGDATSNREQSGMAGASDELRTEMLELNLSYQEKFGHVFLICASGRTGEQMRDAIRNRIDNTPEQEREIVRVELGKINRIRLNRIAEGEPA, from the coding sequence GTGTCTTCGAGTACGCCCCAAGGACTTACCCGGTTCAACACCGCCGATGCCGGTGAGGCCCAGGCCGCCCTGCACGAGGTGTGTGCCAGCCGGGCCTGGGGGAGCAGCATCCTCGCCCGGCGCCCCTACGCCACCGCCGACGCCCTCTTCGCCGCCAGCGACGCCGCCATGGCGGAGCTGACCGCGGACGACCTGGCCGAGGCGATGGCCGGGCACCCGCCCATAGGGCGGCCCAAGCCGGGCGACGCCACGTCGAACCGCGAGCAGAGCGGCATGGCCGGCGCCTCCGACGAACTCAGGACGGAGATGCTCGAACTCAACCTGTCCTACCAGGAGAAGTTCGGCCACGTCTTCCTGATCTGCGCCTCCGGCCGTACCGGGGAGCAGATGCGTGACGCGATCCGTAACCGGATCGACAACACGCCGGAACAGGAGCGCGAGATCGTCCGTGTGGAGCTCGGCAAGATCAACCGCATCCGCCTGAACCGCATCGCAGAGGGAGAACCAGCATGA
- a CDS encoding IPT/TIG domain-containing protein has product MSLIYVADLRGNAVSVIDPTTDTVVSTIPVGRFPEGVAVSPDGAHAYVTNDADSTVSVIDTATNTVTALIPVGRFPNPVAFAPNGAHAYVGRFVSPGIGGVDVIDTATNTVTATVQVGNQPFGIAVTPDGTHAYVACFVGSSVSVIDTATNTVTATVPVGNTPFGLAEATAPPAVTALDPTHGPEAGGGTITISGTHLSGAQAVDFDATPATDVTVVNDFTVTATIPAHTDGTVDVTVTTPAGTSPTDPADQYTYDEPAPTVTALNPTHGFASGGTSVTIIGTDLLGATAVTFGTTPATSFTVNDDTSITATAPAGTGTVDVTVTTPAGTSATSPADLYTYDPDTTNLTAHPIVASVTPPGPPDIFLDLSATLTDTVTGQPVPGQTITFTVLTRTVCTAVTDSTGTATCHGRVAFVEAVRARQYTATFAGTPTLAPATDTAPLIVIHH; this is encoded by the coding sequence ATGTCCCTGATCTACGTCGCCGATCTACGGGGGAATGCGGTCTCGGTCATTGACCCGACGACCGACACGGTCGTCTCGACCATCCCGGTCGGCCGGTTCCCCGAAGGGGTCGCGGTCTCCCCGGACGGCGCCCACGCCTACGTCACCAACGATGCGGACAGCACCGTGTCGGTGATCGACACCGCAACGAACACCGTCACCGCCCTCATCCCGGTCGGCCGGTTCCCGAACCCCGTGGCCTTCGCCCCCAACGGCGCCCACGCCTACGTCGGCCGCTTCGTCAGCCCAGGCATCGGCGGCGTCGACGTCATCGACACGGCAACGAACACCGTCACCGCGACCGTCCAGGTCGGCAACCAGCCCTTCGGTATCGCCGTGACCCCCGACGGCACCCACGCCTACGTAGCGTGCTTCGTCGGCAGCAGCGTCTCGGTGATCGACACCGCCACGAACACCGTCACCGCCACCGTCCCAGTCGGAAACACCCCGTTCGGCCTCGCCGAGGCCACCGCCCCGCCGGCCGTCACCGCACTCGACCCCACCCACGGCCCGGAAGCAGGCGGCGGCACCATCACGATCAGCGGCACCCACCTGTCCGGCGCCCAAGCCGTCGACTTCGACGCGACCCCCGCCACCGACGTCACCGTCGTCAACGACTTCACGGTCACGGCCACGATCCCGGCGCACACCGACGGCACCGTCGACGTCACGGTGACCACGCCCGCCGGCACCAGCCCCACCGACCCCGCCGACCAGTACACCTACGACGAGCCCGCCCCGACCGTCACCGCCCTGAACCCGACGCACGGATTCGCCTCCGGCGGCACCAGCGTCACCATCATCGGCACCGACCTGCTCGGCGCCACCGCCGTCACCTTCGGCACCACCCCGGCCACGTCCTTCACCGTCAACGACGACACCTCGATCACCGCGACAGCCCCGGCCGGCACCGGCACCGTGGACGTCACCGTCACCACCCCCGCCGGCACCAGCGCCACCAGCCCCGCCGACCTCTACACCTACGACCCCGACACCACCAACCTCACCGCCCACCCGATCGTGGCCTCCGTCACCCCGCCCGGCCCGCCGGACATCTTCCTCGACCTCTCCGCCACACTGACCGACACCGTCACCGGACAACCCGTCCCAGGCCAGACGATCACCTTCACCGTCCTCACCCGCACCGTGTGCACCGCGGTCACCGACAGCACCGGCACCGCAACCTGCCACGGCCGAGTCGCCTTCGTGGAGGCAGTGCGCGCCCGGCAGTACACCGCCACCTTCGCCGGCACCCCCACCCTCGCCCCCGCCACCGACACCGCACCCCTCATCGTCATCCACCACTGA
- a CDS encoding DUF1036 domain-containing protein, with protein MSLTFANQHYSSIWAMVEWYRPNCPDGGDWIKKGWWKIDAGQSAVVYGGDVREVNQYWYCYAHSIDGYQWPGTDGFPELVPINAFEWCNQVADTTSRQVFMDQFSVGLPNHVHTFLGP; from the coding sequence ATGTCGCTAACGTTCGCAAACCAGCACTACTCCTCCATATGGGCAATGGTCGAGTGGTATCGACCCAACTGCCCTGACGGGGGCGACTGGATCAAAAAAGGCTGGTGGAAAATCGACGCAGGGCAATCGGCTGTCGTCTACGGCGGCGATGTCCGTGAGGTGAATCAGTATTGGTACTGCTACGCCCACTCGATTGATGGGTACCAATGGCCGGGAACCGACGGTTTTCCGGAACTGGTGCCCATCAATGCCTTCGAGTGGTGTAACCAAGTGGCAGACACCACCTCACGGCAAGTCTTCATGGACCAGTTCAGCGTGGGGCTGCCGAACCACGTACACACCTTCCTGGGGCCCTGA
- a CDS encoding TetR family transcriptional regulator, whose protein sequence is MLARRREQVLDAAVEVLGTEGARRLTYQAVDRAAGVPTGTTSNYFRSRAALVGGIVEHLTALERREWEALAARPAPAGSTELAAAMAAFARHAAGPGRSRTAARWALLLESAARPEVRAPLGRGRQAVLERSTEWVRRLGSGAPERHGRILVDHLEGVVMRQLAFPDGAFDPSEEMRALVDGLLADPAVRGRTG, encoded by the coding sequence GTGTTGGCGCGGCGGCGGGAGCAGGTGCTGGACGCGGCAGTCGAGGTACTGGGGACGGAGGGGGCGCGGCGCCTGACGTATCAGGCCGTGGACCGGGCCGCCGGGGTGCCGACGGGGACCACGTCCAACTACTTCCGCAGCCGGGCCGCGCTCGTCGGCGGCATCGTCGAGCATCTGACGGCGCTGGAGCGGCGGGAGTGGGAGGCGCTGGCGGCACGGCCGGCGCCGGCCGGGTCGACCGAACTGGCGGCGGCGATGGCGGCGTTCGCCCGGCACGCGGCGGGCCCGGGGCGGTCGCGTACTGCCGCGCGGTGGGCACTGCTGCTGGAGTCCGCGGCGCGCCCCGAGGTGCGGGCACCGCTCGGACGGGGGCGGCAGGCGGTGCTGGAGCGGAGCACGGAGTGGGTGCGCCGGCTGGGTTCCGGCGCACCGGAGCGGCACGGGCGGATCCTGGTCGACCACCTCGAAGGGGTGGTGATGCGCCAACTCGCCTTTCCGGACGGGGCGTTCGACCCCTCGGAGGAGATGCGGGCACTGGTGGACGGGCTGCTGGCCGACCCGGCGGTGCGCGGACGCACGGGCTGA
- a CDS encoding chitosanase translates to MRSRSIARAAARVTLGVALLAVPATAVAAAPDGRAAAPSPTAPRTARAGVGLDDPAKKEIAMQLVSSAENSSLDWKAQYTYIEDIGDGRGYTGGIVGFTSGTHDMLELVELYTKREPDNVLAKYLPALRKVDGSDSHDGLDPDYPKDWHTAAQDPVFRKAQDDERDRVYFDPAVGQGKADGVGVLGQFAYYDALVMHGDGDDPTSFSHIRRRALATAQPPAQGGDEKTYLNAFLDARVWAMKQEQAHSDTSRVDTEQRVFLGNGNLDLHTPLNWKVYGDSYHIG, encoded by the coding sequence ATGCGCTCCCGATCGATAGCCAGGGCCGCCGCCCGCGTCACGCTCGGCGTGGCGCTGCTCGCCGTCCCCGCGACCGCGGTCGCCGCCGCACCGGACGGCCGGGCGGCGGCCCCGTCCCCCACCGCACCCCGCACCGCACGCGCCGGCGTCGGGCTGGACGACCCGGCGAAGAAGGAGATCGCCATGCAGCTGGTGTCCAGCGCGGAGAACTCCTCGCTGGACTGGAAGGCCCAGTACACGTACATCGAGGACATCGGCGACGGCCGCGGCTACACCGGCGGCATCGTCGGCTTCACCTCCGGCACGCACGACATGCTGGAGCTCGTCGAGCTGTACACGAAGCGGGAGCCGGACAACGTCCTGGCCAAGTACCTCCCGGCGCTGCGCAAGGTGGACGGCAGCGACTCGCACGACGGGCTGGACCCGGACTACCCGAAGGACTGGCACACGGCCGCGCAGGACCCGGTCTTCCGCAAGGCGCAGGACGACGAGCGCGACCGGGTGTACTTCGATCCGGCGGTCGGGCAGGGGAAGGCCGACGGGGTCGGCGTACTGGGGCAGTTCGCGTACTACGACGCGCTCGTGATGCACGGCGACGGCGACGACCCGACGAGCTTCTCCCACATCCGCAGGCGGGCGCTGGCCACGGCGCAGCCGCCGGCTCAGGGGGGCGACGAGAAGACGTATCTGAACGCCTTCCTCGACGCCCGGGTGTGGGCGATGAAGCAGGAGCAGGCGCACAGCGACACCAGTCGGGTGGACACCGAGCAGCGGGTGTTCCTCGGGAACGGCAACCTGGACCTGCACACGCCGCTGAACTGGAAGGTGTACGGGGACAGCTACCACATCGGCTGA
- a CDS encoding nucleobase:cation symporter-2 family protein: protein MAQQEQAPHHPAPPVHPVDEKPAVRRLVPAALQHIAAMYAGVVTPPLIVGQAVGLDTAGRTRLIAASLLIAGLATLLQTLGVGTFAGNRLPFVNAASSAGITPMLAIAETTAKGHQLPAIYGAVMCAGVFCLAVGPFFGRLLRFFPPLVTGVVITLIGVTLMPVPVGWAQGGDRHAADFGSMKNLALAGFTLLVVLLVQRFAKGFVKQIALLIGLVVGTLAAIPFGMAGFDGLRSAPIAALPTPFAFGPPEFQPAAILSLCIVMLVLMTESSAGMLALGEICDRRTTSTTITRGLRTDGIATLLGPIFGSFPTSAFAQNVGVVSLTRVRSRYVVALAGAVLLILGAFPVLGAVVSLVPMPVLGGAGIVLFGSIAVSGIRTLSEAGLDDSSNIILVAVSLGAGIIPLAAPTFYAGFPAWAQTVLGSGISAGALVAVALNLFFHHLGTRSTPRAAVLSAASPGSGTQIP from the coding sequence ATGGCACAGCAAGAGCAAGCCCCGCACCACCCAGCCCCACCGGTCCACCCGGTGGACGAGAAGCCGGCCGTGAGGCGGCTCGTCCCCGCCGCGCTCCAGCACATCGCGGCGATGTACGCCGGTGTCGTCACCCCTCCGCTCATCGTCGGCCAGGCCGTCGGCCTGGACACCGCGGGCCGGACCCGGCTCATCGCCGCCAGCCTGCTGATCGCCGGCCTCGCGACCCTGCTGCAGACGCTCGGCGTCGGCACCTTCGCCGGCAACCGCCTCCCGTTCGTCAACGCCGCCAGCTCCGCCGGCATCACGCCGATGCTCGCCATCGCCGAGACCACCGCCAAGGGCCACCAACTCCCCGCCATCTACGGGGCGGTGATGTGCGCCGGGGTGTTCTGCCTGGCGGTCGGACCCTTCTTCGGGAGGCTGCTGCGGTTCTTCCCGCCGCTGGTCACCGGCGTCGTGATCACCCTCATCGGGGTCACGCTGATGCCCGTACCCGTCGGCTGGGCACAGGGCGGCGACAGACACGCCGCCGACTTCGGCTCCATGAAGAACCTCGCACTGGCCGGCTTCACCCTCCTCGTGGTGCTGCTCGTCCAGCGCTTCGCCAAGGGATTCGTCAAGCAGATCGCGCTGCTGATCGGCCTGGTCGTCGGCACCCTCGCCGCGATCCCGTTCGGCATGGCCGGCTTCGACGGACTGCGCTCGGCCCCGATCGCCGCGCTGCCCACCCCCTTCGCCTTCGGGCCCCCGGAGTTCCAGCCCGCCGCGATCCTCTCGCTGTGCATCGTGATGCTGGTGCTGATGACGGAGTCGTCGGCCGGGATGCTCGCCCTCGGCGAGATCTGCGACCGGCGGACCACCAGCACCACCATCACCCGCGGGCTGCGCACCGACGGCATCGCCACCCTCCTCGGCCCGATCTTCGGCTCCTTCCCGACCAGCGCCTTCGCGCAGAACGTCGGCGTCGTCTCGCTGACCCGGGTGCGCAGCCGCTATGTCGTCGCGCTGGCCGGCGCGGTGCTGCTGATCCTCGGTGCCTTCCCCGTCCTGGGCGCCGTGGTCTCGCTCGTACCGATGCCGGTCCTCGGCGGCGCGGGTATCGTCCTGTTCGGATCGATCGCGGTCAGTGGCATCCGTACGCTCTCCGAAGCCGGACTCGATGACAGCTCCAACATCATCCTGGTGGCCGTGTCGCTCGGCGCGGGAATCATCCCGCTCGCCGCGCCGACCTTCTACGCCGGGTTCCCCGCCTGGGCGCAGACCGTGCTCGGCTCCGGGATCAGCGCCGGAGCCCTGGTCGCGGTCGCGCTCAACCTGTTCTTCCACCATCTCGGCACCCGGAGCACTCCGCGGGCAGCGGTACTGTCAGCCGCCTCGCCCGGCTCCGGCACTCAAATCCCCTAG
- a CDS encoding hydroxyisourate hydrolase, with product MSSETAAPTSVSTHILDTSVGRPAGGVALTLSVRSGSSGDWTVHGAGSTDADGRCKDLPALPEGTTHVRIAFETEAYFFSQQHSPSEQHSLSSQHSVNQQAEEQQDAPALRDSGAFFPEVAITFAVKPGEHYHVPLLLNPFGYSVYRGS from the coding sequence ATGAGCAGCGAGACGGCCGCACCGACGTCGGTGTCCACGCACATCCTGGACACCAGCGTGGGCCGCCCCGCCGGGGGCGTCGCCCTCACGCTCTCGGTGCGCTCCGGCAGCAGCGGCGACTGGACCGTCCACGGCGCGGGCAGCACCGACGCCGACGGACGCTGCAAGGACCTGCCGGCACTGCCGGAGGGCACCACCCACGTACGCATCGCGTTCGAGACCGAGGCGTACTTCTTTTCCCAACAGCACAGCCCTTCCGAACAGCACAGCCTTTCCAGCCAGCACAGCGTCAACCAGCAAGCCGAGGAACAGCAGGACGCCCCCGCGCTACGGGACAGCGGAGCCTTCTTCCCGGAGGTGGCAATCACCTTTGCCGTCAAGCCGGGCGAGCACTACCACGTACCGCTGCTGCTCAACCCGTTCGGCTACTCCGTATACCGAGGGAGCTAG